One Anolis carolinensis isolate JA03-04 unplaced genomic scaffold, rAnoCar3.1.pri scaffold_13, whole genome shotgun sequence genomic window, TTGCTGCTTAAGTCGATGGATTAAGTTTCCGTAGGCTAAGTAAAGTGAAGATTCTTTTGTTCATGGGGGTCTGTTCTTTTCATTCAGTATACCAGTAATCTTGATGTTTACACTACTAACCTGTGGCTAAATGATGAAATATGTGGGTCTATGTAAGATATTTTTGATTCTGTAAATGCCAGGTCCATGATGTCCAGAAACAATGTGTGTGACACataaataatactatgtaacacaatttttgttccagggttgtaaatgtcatttcctaatagcttctatcataaaaacatgggcaatgtttattaaactgcaaaaactttgttgcgGTTTTCACATTGAAAGGTTTAAAATGGCATAGTTTccttaaggaaaattacaaagtaTCTCATATATTGTGTTGTAATTTATTCAAACATCGCTGAATGTGTTTTCTGTCTTTTTCAGGGCTGCAGAGTTCTAGTTGATGCACGGGACAAACTAGGCATTCCTTGGCAGTACACAGAGAATGAGAAGCATGGGATGTTTCTGATGGCCTTTGAAAACAAGGCTGGGATGCCCATTGAACCCTCTCTGTTCCAGCTGTATGTGCCTGCCTTGATTGGTCTATGGAAGGATTCTGGGATCAAAGAAGCTTTTAGCCGCAGAAGTGAATACCAGCTGGTGAGTATGTGAAATGGCATTTTGGAGAAAAGAGCAAGGATCTGCACGAATATAAAAATATTCCTCCAGTTGTAAGAGCAGTTTTAGGAAATTACACTCTGTTTACCATTCAAAGCAGCTGTGGAAGTGCTGAGATTCATAATGTATGGATAGTGGTGGGCAGTAAACTTGTTTAACAACATTACAGTGAGCAATTTGAGATATGAGATATGTCTTCCTTACGAACTAATTTTCCTGCCTGGCTCTTTGGATTGCACCCTTCTCTTTTAATAAAGGAGTAATATTATAACCTTAAAGCTcagaagaaattgctatttttttctctcctaaACCTTTATCCTGTGTAGTGTTTCTGTAAACAACTTTTTCAAAATGAAGGAATTCTCcaattccttgttcctgaattggGTAACTAGAGATCTTCTTTCAAAGATTCGGAGTATAACAAACTCTGGCTTCTTTTGACTGCTTTATCTTCACCATTCATCCATGTAATGCATTGCTACTTTGAAAATCAGAGTTGAAATATGACTAAAAATATGACAAGGTTTGATCCCAGCAGCATTGTTGTCAGCATTAAGTTTGATATTTGGTCATGGCTTACTAGCATTTGTTCATCCTATTTTGCACCTGATGTATCAAAGCTCTGGCTGTGAATCCTTGTGTGGGGCCTTGGGTCTTTGTGTACTGTGTGGGTGGATGCTGTAATCGTAGTATTTTCtctgcttccttctttctcccctgGAGCACACTAACTGGCTTCCTCCCATCTGTGTCCCTTGGTAAGTTTCTTTTATTCAAGCAAGTCTTTGTGTGACAAAAGCTTCATTGTGTATTACAGCTACATTTATCAGGTTTCTGCCCTTTTCTGATGGGAGGGGTGTGCATATAGCTGCAGAATAGAAATTCTTTTATAATCAGTACGCGACTGCCTCCGGCACCCATATTTTTCTGCTTGCTTATTCAAAAGGAGTATACTGTATTGCTTTCTGTCGCTATCATATACAACTCCTAGTTCCTTGAACCTCTTTTCAGAGAGACTTGATAAGCAGAAAGTATCTGGTATTTTGAATGGGCGGTACTTACTCTTCCATATTGTTGCCAGAATCATTTTGTAATCCTTTGCACAATAGTTCTTCAGAGCTATACATCTCCCTTCCTGGATAACCTATAAATCTGTGGAGAGGGGCTTTCAGAACTTTCGGAGGGCAAATGGGAGGATTCATAATTCTAAGCAGCTCCTCTTGCCATAGCTATCTTCTCCTTCCTGTTGTTGTTATAGCATTTATACTTTGTCTTTTCCCCAAAATTGGGACTGAATCTGTCTTGCAGTACGTTTTGGCAACCGGCAGAGGAGAGTTGTAATAGCATGTTTTGTTGTTGAGGATTCCACTAAAATAACACACAGCAAAAAAAGGAATTGAGCAAAACTGTCTCAAGTTTACAGTGAAACCAGTTATTTGTTATGAGTTTCCAAAAAGTAAAGGGAGAATTGGTACTTTAGCAGCAATTGATGAGGGAGAAGGAGCCATATAATGtgaagagaaccaacatcagtagcacaaacagcactacatttggagatGGCAGGACCACGACCATGTGGAcagccaaagaaaagatggatgaaCACTTGGCTGACATGCTTGCTGCcaacctgaggatgcccaaaATAAAGCCCTGTGGAAATGACTGTCTCAGTGCCATTGGGAAAATAACTTAGATAGAAGAAGATGAGGGAGAAGCCAGTTCTCAGTATTCCGGTCAGGCTTATATAGATCTAATATTGAAGTGTTGCCTGATGGCCATTGATACAAAGGTCTGCTTGAATATATGCCTGAGATCTAtgatatatagatgtgtgtgtgtatgtgtatagtaTAGACGTTAGGAAGTCTATACTATAAgtctatatatcagaatatatttgCATTGGCAGGAATGCTGTTTAATGTCGAGATGTTATATGTTTAGTTAGGAGCATTCTGTGATGATTTATGTTGGATGGAAAGCCTGGGCTTAAAGAAGCAATGAGAAAAGTGCAGTCTGTGACAGCCCCAACATATGTGTCTCTTGATAAATTCCCTACACCTTCTAGGGGCTGTGGGGACAATTATGTTTGTCATGGACTGACTTGTCTTAGATTGAGAAGGGCTTTGAGTGAGCCTTGCTCAGTTTGATACTGTCGACTACTTGGCATACATAAAAATAAGTAATTTCCCAACAGTGATCTTGAGAGAATTTCACTCCCTCCGGGTTTGAGATTCAAATACTTTCTACAAGGTTTAAATAACAGCTACCTTTGTGAGCAGCCTGTCCATCCCCATTAGGAAGTGTTGGCACATGATGTGAGAACTGAGGGAGGAAACCGCAGACCAAAGTCTTGCTGAGTCCAGGCCAAACAGTGGTAAAGTCATTAGCATAGTCTGCTCTTTTTTCAGTCTGGCAGGGAAAATCTCTGATGCTTGCAGATAACATGCAGTCCAGTGGGAAGGTCTTGGCTTTTGATGAAACAATTTACGCATGACTTGTCAGGAATTCATCTGGTGAACCTCAACAAATCTGTAATTGGTATGGATAGCTATTTTGTGGCAGGTATGTTTTCATGACATCTGTAGTGTTGTCTCTTTATTGTATGTAAGGAAAAGTAAAACCTCAGATCACACTATTTCCGCTATTGATTtcactatttgtgtgtgtgtgtttgcatgcatGTGCGAAAGGTGTCCAGGAACACCCTTCAAGAGGTTCTCCTTGAGAAAGTGGAAAATGTTGCTTTGAGTAATACATTTGTGACACCTTTCAAATGTCTTCTCTGATGTCAACATTGATTTCTGCAGTTCAGACTGTAGCTGATCTGTGCTTCATTTGGCTTTACTCCTGAACAAACTGTCAGTATGTGTCCTAAGAGGATAACTTGCCCCTACTGCATCCCCCAAAGAAACTTGAACTGAGCTTCATTTATTCATTTGAGTCTGGCAAGTCAGCTTAGAAAACTTCGAGCAGGAAAGAAATTGCACATAATAGATTACATTATGTGGCGTGTTTGATCATGGAATCTTAGGAGCCGGGACTTCTTTCCAGCCGCACTGTTAGCCCAACAGAAAAAGTGCAGCTCTCTTGGGTACAGCCAAGATCCTATTTTTCAGTGTCATTTtgaagggatttctgtgttgtgttGCTTCTGATAACAAACCATAAAATCTCACTGCCTACAAACACTTCTGACCAGAGGGAGGGCTGTATTTGAAGCATAGGGAAGTGAAACTGGATATCCATTAAAAATGTTGCACTGTACATAATGATTTGGATGCAGATAGGGTCTGTTGTGGCAGACTGATGCAGAATCTTACATCTGATGGGAAACAAGGTGGAATAAGGGGCAGGAGCCTTGCATAGGGTACCCCTGTCATAGGTTACCCCTGTCATAGGTTAAGTCCATTCATTGTCCTAATGCTGATCATTTAGTTTACACTTGCATTAAAATATGTACACATACACTGTAAACTGTATTTTGCTAGTCTAGGCTGTTAAACTCCTTGTTGTCCAAGgaaattgttatttttgtaaatatatgCCTTCAACTTCACCTATGTCTATTTTTGTCCAGGGGGGTCTGATTAGCAAGCATCACTTTAACACGTGTACGCAGGAAGTGACATGTAGCAGGAGCCATTTAATATCTATGCAACACACTGAGTTAACTGCTTGTTGAATGGAAGTATAAATATCTGTAAATGTCCCCACAGTCAACATTTCAAGATTAGCACAGTAAAAATGCACAATGTAGGCCAGCTATAAACAAAAACACCCAAATATGAAGTTTAGAGCAATGCTGAAATGTGGGAACTGACGTTTTCTAAACCAGTATACTGTTTTTCCTATTGCTGTGCTCTCCCATTCCCAGATGTGGAGTGACTCATGGCTGCCGCTCAACAATAGGAACAGCACCTCCCATTCGGTCCTAGTTGGCAAAACTGACTCAGAGGATATCAAGCATTAGAGGAGGAGGCACACCATGATGAAATTCATCATCCACCTTTTGCTGTTAACTCTTTGGATAGGTGGAACAAGAATTGTAGGGCAAAGTAAGGTTTCAACTGGAAACCGGGCAGTATTTTTCTCTTGGATGGAATAATCAAAACACAGCCTCtgcaattgaaaaaaaaagagagcaGAATTAGCACAAGGATATTTCAGACTTTCTTCTTGTTAGCCCCTGTTGGTATTGTTTGCTTAGTATTAGCGGCATTTAAAACTTGTTGAAAGATTAAATTATGCCATTGTTTCAAATCTGAACCTTGGAGACTTATAATCTGAAGTATCCCTCatctttttataatttttaattgttttatatactgtgtgttttaactgtgtataGGCATCAAATTGCGGCTATTATtatacaccgccctgagtcccttcgagtgagaaaggcgggatataaatattggaaataaataaataaaaaaccttcTATCATCTTATGATTTCATTAGAAAGATTGTATAGATAGTTATGGAGCAGAATACTTTTCCTGTATCATTGCTATACAAGCAACTTTTTGTTCAGAACTTGGGATGCTTATTCTAGTAATAAATATAAAGTGAGTGTGGTGAACAAATACACTTTTCTTTGTTTTCACCAAGGTTTGGTCTTTTTAAACTTACTCCAGAAATAGCATTAATCTACATATATCCCCTTCTCTCAACAGGGTGAATCAGTGAAATATTTCCTGGATAATCTGGACCGGATTGGCCAGTTGgtaagtttttattgttttcctggTCCCATTCTGTCCCTAGTATTTGCGTCCTCctgtatgtgttttctgatgtccAAATTATGTTGATCCAGATGTTGACTTAGAGGGAAACTGAACAGAATTAAAAACTATTTATTATCTCCTGCtgttctttttaaatttatttccagttttatgtacttttttggggggaaacatgCTAAATAAAGCGAGAAGTGTTCGTATGTGCTAGTGTTAGAATAAAAGGAATGTGTGACAAAGGAGACCAAGTAATAGAATCTGAATTGTCAGGACCTATAAGCATAGAGTAGCACATCTGTTTACTGAAACATAATTCCATTATCAGTTCTTAGAATACAATGTACCTTTGCAGTGCCGTCGTTTTACTGGTGAGTGGGTTTGTTTCCTCTGGACCCAGAGATGATCTAGAAAATGGGCCTATTATAGGAAGAGAAGGGTACTTTCAGATATGTGTcacaccatcatttaatagcagTGAAACTTGCCCAGTACCTGCAGCAGTGAAACTTACAAGGCTTAGCTTATCAGAAATGCCAGATTTTATTGCATATGTTGCAAGCCTGCTACACAGAACTTCAAAGGATATGTTCTTGATACTGAAAAGGCTTGTAAACCTTTCAGATGCCTCCAAATTGAGTTTGCTTGGGGCTGTTTAATGGAGTGCAAACATGCTGAATGAGAGTGAGGTATTTTTGTGTAGCAAAGGAATTAGCATACTGAACCCACCGTTTGCAGCTGAGGCTTTTGTTTCTTCTCTTCCATACTTTGCCACAACACACCTGGAGCCAGCTCTTGATCCATTTCTTATACATGATGTCTCCCTAATTCCCCCATCTCTTTCTGCAGAATTATTTCCCTAGTAAGCAAGACATCTTACTCGCTAGAAAAGCCACCAAGGGGATTGTGGAGCATGATTTCATTATCAAGAAGATCCCTTTCAAAATGGTCGATGTGGGTGGACAGCGGTCTCAGCGGCAAAAGTGGTTTCAGTGCTTCGATGGGATCACCTCGATACTGTTCATGGTCTCCTCGAGCGAGTATGATCAGGTCCTTATGGAAGACCGGCGCACAAACAGACTCGTTGAATCCATGAACATCTTTGAGACCATTGTGAACAACAAGCTCTTTTTTAACGTCTCCATCATTCTCTTCCTGAATAAAATGGACCTTCTGGTGGAGAAAGTGAAGACTGTCAGCATTAAGAAATACTTTGGAGACTTCAAGGGTGACCCGCACCGTCTGGAGGATGTTCAGCGTTACCTGGTGCAGTGTTTTGATCGGAAGCGGAGGAATCGTAGTAAGCCCCTTTTCCATCACTTCACCACCGCCATAGACACTGAAAACATCCGCTTTGTGTTTCATGCTGTAAAGGATACAATCCTTCAGGAAAACCTTAAAGATATCATGTTGCAGTGAAAGAAGGTTCACTTTTTTTCTTGCAGCCAAGCCTAGCTATAGACCCAGCTTCTTTTGGTTCAtgtgttggatttttttaaaagatcctaACCGTTTGTTTGGCTCAAGAAAACGACAAAATAGCCAGTCCAGACAGACGAGCAACGGGCAGAAGGACTGTGAAAGCTCAAACTAGCTACTGAATCACTAAACTAAAACACTACTGAAAAAGTGGCTGTTACAAGTTCAGTGCCTTCTTCTGAATCACATTATTGCATTCTGCCTTCTGAAAAGAAAACACTAACTTTGGAGAAAAACTTGTAAAGTAATTTGTGtttataattaatgttatttaaTGGTGCCAAAATCTGATGCCATACTGCCTGTCTCCCACGTTAGTTTTTCTGATGTATTAACAAACCCAATAATGTATCCAGTTCTCTGACTGAGActtcattttgaaaaatgcattGTAATATGTGGTTGCAATCCTGGGATCAACGCTCAGGTTTGGTGCGTACAGAATCCTCCGCCAGTATTCAGATTCTGCTTTCCAAGGTGGCTCTTTTCTGGTTTGAAAATCTCTTCAACTTCCCTCAAATTGGAGGTTCAGAACTGCAAACTGACTTAGTTAGTTGTACAAACTGCTTTTTTAGGGATTCTGATCCAAAAGGGCAGAAATTTAAAGTCTGAGTTGGTGCAACACAAGGCTTTACTTTGCACTACATGTATAGTACCCATTGCATCGTGGAATTACAACATGAGCCCACTATGCACATTCTTGATATTCTCACCGGACATCTTCAATCCTTTAACCTATAGCTGGAACTCTTTGGAAATGTCCTCTCAACTTAATGATGTTTTCTGTCTCAGATATGAAAGTTGATCCTACTCTTTGGGCAGTTTTGTTAATCGGTGGCTGTTCATCGTGTCAAGGCAAAACACTGCTCATTTTGAACTGAAATGCCTGACTTTCAATTAATTGTTAGTATCTGTTGCCAGATTTTTATCAATCTATATACATTGAAAATCTTGTAAACTGACAAGTTCTAACTTGCCCTTTTAAGGGTACCACAAAATATGTGCAGGTTTGCAAGAGGCTGTGGGTAATGTTGATgtgcttatttctttttttaagtttGATAGATTGAATTTAACTATGGGTGCCTTTTCTGTGTGTACAAATATTTCACACTTTTTGTGCTATGAAGTCTGTATTAACCAAAACAGTGGCCTACCTTTTCAGTGCTAATAGTCTTCATTCAGGGATCCTGTCCAACATAAGGAAGTTTACTGTGACATTGGTACATTACTTGTTATAATACAACTCAAAGGGCTTAGTTATTGTATGGCATTATCAGAATGCTCTAGTTTATGCTGTTTGTGCCATTTGGTGACAGTCATATCTTTAATGAGAAGCAGCATTCCAGGCATGTCTTGGGCCTTCTGCGTGGACAAATCCTAGAATGTTTTTTCTCTGTGTGGATTCCTTAAATGTATATATGCATGCTTATGTATGTGTACCATACATTCTATAACAGAAATTGGCACAAATCTTGCTTTCATGCACAACCTAGCTCAGCTGAATTTCAGACTTTTCCCATTTTCAAGGTTACATTACACATGAGAACTTACGTAGTGTGATATTCTATGGACCAACTACCATTTCCACTTCTGAGTCTAGGCGAGAATCTAATATTCCCACTTTGCCACGTATATACTAATATGCtgaaatatttttgaagtttATAATATCTATTAAAGGATAAACGGGAATGTAATTCACTCATGTTTTGTCCATGGCTGTTGATCACTATATTCACTGGAATTCTTTGTGGCTTTTCTCTCTCTTAAGAATCCTAATCCTGTATCAACAGAGATACTTCTAATTTGCATTTTTCAGATGCTAGTTTTGCCTTGGCAAGTGGCTGGAATTGACAGGATTTTAAGGGTAATTAATCATAGAACAACGTATACATCTGATCTTACATTATAGCTTGCACAGTGGAACATTCCCATAATTTTAGGCATACCTAGAGTGGGTCTTCTGTATTCTAACTTCACTGTATTGCAATCTTTATATCTAAAAGAACCTTTGTTTTTCGTCTTCACTTAACGTAGCTTCTTTGGCTTCCCAAAAGTGCCTCATACACTTTTTAATTTTGGGCCAAAGTGCCAGACTGTAGCACAAACTCTGATTGCAAGTATTTAGCATCTGAACTATGCTTCTATTCGCATTGTAAAGCAAGAGCTAATTCATTGTAGTCCCTTTATTAGAGCTCTGTACTCACAATATGTTCTTGCTTTTCCTGTTACAATTATGGCTACCACTGCAACCACAAGTAGAATGTAGTCTTCTAGTATGTCATACCAGATACAGGTCTCTTGGTGTGAGGGAGTCCCTTGCTGAGATAAACATGCTTAGTTACCACAGGTTTGGGTGGTCAGAATGAATTTAACTTAATCTGGTACATCCAGTCTCTCTTACGATGGAAGGAACTTTGTGGTTTCATGCTCTCATGATGTGGCGCATTTCGAAATAATCTGTACTAATCCTTATGTTAGATATTGCAATTGAAGGCTTCTGTTTTACAATGTCAGGATTTTTATGTACATTATTGTTACTACTCAGACTCCTCGGACTTTAAAATGTATGGCTTTGTATGCCTATCCCTAATCCTAGTATATTGTGTGCCAATATTTTGCTTAGAACtcggacttttaaaaaaaaaacctaccacAGTAGTACTAAGGGCTCTAGAGGCACAAATTGACTCCTTCCTTTTGTTTGCCAAAGCCACAAGGCGTTTGCCTGGAGAACATACTGTCCCAGGTATAACTAGAGGGTAGGACAGGATTTTGAGTTGTAGGACTTCTCACTCACTAGGAAATGAGTTACACACAGGACAGTCATAGACGGGACCTTGAACTTATGTTTCAGCATATTCTATTCCAAATAAATAGTCCTCAGCTATGGCAGGATTTCTCGTTTGTTGGAGAAGGTCTGCTGCAAAGAGTTGTGCCATGTTTTCAATGCTTTCAGGCAAGGACTAAGAGAGGAAACACTCCCTTCTGTGACTTCAGATAGATGTATAAACAGTTGCTGAAAGTTTGGAAAACATGCAGTTGGCATGAATTTGCGGGGGCCCCATGTTGGGAAGCTTACATGAATAGTAACAGTATTTAACACTAAAACTGACTTTGCCATTGTGTATCTTTACAtgaaggaactggagggatgTATGTTTCT contains:
- the gna12 gene encoding guanine nucleotide-binding protein subunit alpha-12; this encodes MSGVVRTLSRCLLPAEASSRGGGKERGGGEAEREARRRSREIDAQLARERRAVRRLVKILLLGAGESGKSTFLKQMRIIHGREFDQKALLDFRATIYENALKGCRVLVDARDKLGIPWQYTENEKHGMFLMAFENKAGMPIEPSLFQLYVPALIGLWKDSGIKEAFSRRSEYQLGESVKYFLDNLDRIGQLNYFPSKQDILLARKATKGIVEHDFIIKKIPFKMVDVGGQRSQRQKWFQCFDGITSILFMVSSSEYDQVLMEDRRTNRLVESMNIFETIVNNKLFFNVSIILFLNKMDLLVEKVKTVSIKKYFGDFKGDPHRLEDVQRYLVQCFDRKRRNRSKPLFHHFTTAIDTENIRFVFHAVKDTILQENLKDIMLQ